The following are from one region of the Cyanobium gracile PCC 6307 genome:
- a CDS encoding CCA tRNA nucleotidyltransferase: MTVSAIDAGDLSLPPRLLAAFHRSADCAVLAVVGGAVRDLLLHRVHRDPLRGLPDLDLVVELAPGADPADPRPAAHRLAETLLEDVPAAAVGFCQFHRAFGTVELELDGILLDLASARRETYPAPGENPVVTDGTLEEDLARRDFSINAMALVFASSGPGLRLLDPHGGWADLAHRQLRLLHPRSLEDDPTRIVRAARYAARLGFSLAPASLEQLRATLARWPWGEASRGAGSGRVPPALGTRLRMELELLLEREPWEAALGSLQAWGALVLVDPALQSDRGWRRRLHWARRCGLPPLAALLAASGSASAVAMRLQLPHGQQRLLAQLALLCQSWQALEAAPATAEAWTRFLERPGWSAEAVALALVSGALPRRPLLRWWCRWRHLPSPVSAGELIAAGLRPGPALGERLRELRGERLRDERP, translated from the coding sequence ATGACGGTCTCCGCGATCGATGCCGGAGATCTCTCCCTGCCGCCCCGGCTGCTGGCTGCCTTCCATCGCTCGGCGGACTGCGCCGTGCTGGCCGTCGTGGGCGGCGCCGTGCGCGATCTGCTGCTGCATCGGGTGCATCGCGATCCCCTTCGGGGCCTGCCCGACCTCGACCTGGTGGTGGAGCTGGCCCCGGGGGCCGATCCGGCCGATCCGCGCCCGGCGGCCCATCGCCTGGCAGAGACGCTGCTGGAGGATGTTCCGGCCGCGGCAGTGGGCTTCTGCCAGTTCCACCGGGCCTTCGGCACCGTTGAGCTGGAGTTGGACGGGATCCTGCTCGACCTGGCCAGCGCCCGCCGCGAGACCTACCCGGCCCCCGGGGAGAACCCGGTGGTGACTGACGGAACCCTTGAGGAGGATCTGGCCCGGCGCGACTTCAGCATCAATGCGATGGCCCTGGTGTTCGCCAGCTCCGGCCCGGGCCTGCGCCTGCTCGATCCCCATGGCGGCTGGGCCGATCTGGCCCACCGGCAGCTGCGCCTGCTCCACCCCAGGAGTCTGGAGGACGACCCCACCCGGATCGTGCGGGCCGCCCGCTATGCCGCCCGGCTGGGGTTCAGCCTGGCCCCCGCCAGCCTGGAGCAGCTCCGCGCCACCCTGGCGCGCTGGCCCTGGGGGGAGGCGAGCCGCGGCGCCGGCAGCGGACGGGTGCCGCCCGCCCTGGGTACGCGGCTGCGGATGGAGCTGGAGCTGCTGCTGGAGCGGGAACCCTGGGAGGCCGCGCTGGGCTCTCTGCAGGCATGGGGTGCCCTGGTGCTGGTGGATCCGGCGCTGCAGAGCGACAGGGGCTGGCGTCGCCGCCTGCACTGGGCCCGGCGCTGCGGCTTGCCGCCCCTGGCCGCCCTGCTGGCCGCCAGCGGCTCGGCGTCTGCCGTGGCGATGCGGCTGCAGCTCCCCCACGGCCAGCAGCGGCTGCTGGCCCAGCTGGCCCTGCTGTGTCAGAGCTGGCAGGCCCTGGAGGCGGCGCCGGCCACGGCCGAGGCCTGGACCCGCTTCCTGGAGCGGCCCGGCTGGTCCGCCGAGGCCGTCGCCCTGGCGCTGGTGAGCGGGGCCCTGCCGCGGCGGCCCCTGCTGCGCTGGTGGTGCCGCTGGCGCCATCTCCCCTCCCCGGTGTCGGCGGGCGAGCTGATCGCCGCTGGTCTGCGGCCGGGACCGGCCCTGGGCGAGCGCCTGCGGGAGCTCCGGGGGGAGCGGTTGCGGGACGAGCGCCCCTGA
- a CDS encoding UDP-glucuronic acid decarboxylase family protein — translation MEAGEEVICLDNYFTGRKENVRQWIGHPRFELIRHDVTEPIRLEVDRIWHLACPASPVHYQFNPIKTAKTSFLGTYNMLGLARRVGARLLLASTSEVYGDPEIHPQPESYRGCVNTIGIRSCYDEGKRIAETLCFDYQRMHDTEIRVMRIFNTYGPRMLPDDGRVVSNFIVQALQGLPLTLYGDGSQTRSFCYVDDLIEGMIRLMNGEHTGPINIGNPGEFTIRQLAEKVRDRIQPSLELTTQPLPQDDPLQRQPVIDLAREQLGWEPKVSLDEGLEPTIAYFRERMRPGR, via the coding sequence ATGGAGGCCGGCGAGGAGGTGATCTGCCTCGACAACTACTTCACCGGCCGCAAGGAGAACGTGCGGCAGTGGATCGGCCATCCGCGCTTCGAGCTGATCCGCCATGACGTCACCGAGCCGATCCGGCTCGAGGTGGACCGGATCTGGCACCTGGCCTGCCCGGCCTCGCCGGTGCACTACCAGTTCAATCCCATCAAGACCGCCAAGACCAGCTTCCTCGGCACCTACAACATGCTCGGGCTGGCGCGGCGCGTCGGGGCCCGGCTGCTGCTGGCCAGCACCAGCGAGGTCTACGGCGATCCGGAGATCCATCCGCAGCCCGAGAGCTACCGAGGCTGCGTCAACACGATCGGCATCCGCTCCTGCTACGACGAGGGCAAGCGGATCGCCGAGACGCTCTGCTTCGATTACCAGCGCATGCACGATACCGAGATCCGTGTGATGCGCATCTTCAACACCTACGGCCCCCGCATGCTCCCCGACGACGGCCGGGTGGTGAGCAACTTCATCGTCCAGGCGCTGCAGGGTCTGCCGCTCACCCTCTACGGCGACGGCAGCCAGACCCGCTCCTTCTGCTACGTGGATGACCTGATCGAGGGCATGATCCGGCTGATGAACGGGGAGCACACCGGCCCGATCAACATCGGCAATCCCGGGGAGTTCACCATCCGCCAGCTGGCCGAGAAGGTCCGGGACCGGATTCAGCCCTCCCTGGAGCTCACCACCCAGCCCCTGCCCCAGGATGATCCCCTGCAGCGCCAGCCCGTGATCGACCTGGCCCGCGAACAGCTCGGCTGGGAGCCGAAGGTGAGCCTGGACGAGGGGTTGGAGCCCACCATCGCCTACTTCCGTGAACGGATGCGGCCGGGTCGTTGA
- a CDS encoding glycosyltransferase family 2 protein, whose amino-acid sequence MTLPLVTAVVPTRNRCQTTLRFLAAMAGQTYRALRVVVVDANSSDGTVAAIRRQHPQVTVLAAGDGDFWAGATNRGVRRALAAGTDYVLTINDDAVVPADYVERMVALAQRHGCGILGSRIDLLAEPGRIWALGTRTDWGTDRFLRLSHHDELASRLDPALATAEVLPAEAMPGNGVLIRREVFGRVGLYDARWLPHYHADSEWVMRAVRRNVEAWVTPGVVVLNDFGDEQKRLPLGSLRGLLFTFFHPKSHLYLPAVALILWRYCPPSQRWPTLRALAGRFLRMKR is encoded by the coding sequence ATGACCCTGCCGCTGGTCACCGCCGTGGTGCCCACCCGCAACCGCTGCCAGACCACCCTGCGCTTCCTGGCCGCCATGGCCGGCCAGACCTATCGCGCCCTGCGGGTCGTGGTGGTGGATGCCAACTCCAGCGACGGCACCGTGGCGGCGATCCGCCGGCAGCATCCGCAGGTGACGGTGCTGGCGGCCGGCGACGGGGATTTCTGGGCCGGTGCCACCAACCGGGGCGTGCGGCGGGCCCTGGCGGCCGGCACCGACTACGTGCTCACCATCAACGACGATGCCGTCGTCCCCGCCGATTACGTGGAGCGGATGGTGGCTCTGGCCCAGCGCCACGGCTGCGGCATCCTCGGCAGCCGCATCGACCTGCTGGCCGAGCCCGGGCGGATCTGGGCCCTCGGCACCCGCACCGACTGGGGCACGGACCGCTTCCTGCGCCTGTCCCACCACGATGAGCTGGCCAGCCGGCTGGATCCGGCGCTGGCGACCGCCGAGGTGCTCCCCGCCGAGGCGATGCCGGGCAACGGGGTCCTGATCCGCCGGGAGGTCTTCGGCCGTGTCGGCCTCTACGACGCCCGCTGGCTGCCCCACTACCACGCTGATTCCGAGTGGGTGATGCGGGCGGTCCGCCGGAACGTCGAGGCCTGGGTGACCCCGGGGGTGGTGGTCCTCAACGACTTCGGCGACGAGCAGAAACGCCTGCCCCTGGGCAGCCTGCGGGGGCTGCTGTTCACCTTCTTCCACCCCAAGTCCCACCTCTACCTGCCAGCGGTGGCGTTGATCCTCTGGCGCTACTGCCCGCCCTCCCAGCGCTGGCCCACCCTGCGGGCCCTGGCGGGCCGCTTCCTCAGGATGAAACGGTGA
- a CDS encoding glycosyltransferase family 2 protein, with amino-acid sequence MTDGRELQPIHFITINYHCSDFIIGLIEDTIASGDPDLHFIVVNNSPQDAGLRHWLPSSPHRQRVTLIEAGANLGFGSGCNLGLAHVWQTDRQAVAWLINPDARLDAGAIAYVRRCLRDDDRIAMLGTRIRDPRGDVWFSHGSFNRWTGQLGHRFPGDDCRPLPVRTWPTRWISGCSLIVQLGVLRDCPQFDPRYFLDYEDVDICERHHRLGYRLRVTQAVLVEHQVSAITQRAPRAKYQHATFSKLYFLHRHATPLALLLNLLYYAVRPLSFCLSDPERARGRWWGLGDYLRWCWCRLLRRPEPPHPRTSFTVSS; translated from the coding sequence ATGACCGACGGGCGGGAGCTGCAGCCGATCCATTTCATCACGATCAATTATCACTGCAGTGATTTCATCATCGGGCTGATCGAGGACACGATCGCCTCGGGGGACCCCGATCTGCACTTCATCGTCGTCAACAATTCACCCCAGGACGCCGGCCTGCGGCACTGGCTGCCCTCCTCGCCGCACCGCCAGCGGGTGACCCTGATCGAGGCCGGTGCGAATCTCGGCTTCGGCAGCGGCTGCAATCTGGGGCTCGCCCATGTCTGGCAGACCGACCGGCAGGCGGTGGCCTGGCTGATCAACCCCGATGCCCGCCTCGATGCAGGGGCGATCGCCTACGTCCGGCGGTGCCTGCGCGACGACGACAGGATCGCCATGCTCGGCACCCGGATCCGGGATCCCCGGGGGGACGTCTGGTTCAGCCATGGCAGCTTCAACCGCTGGACCGGCCAGCTGGGCCACCGCTTCCCCGGCGACGACTGCCGCCCCCTCCCGGTCCGCACCTGGCCCACCCGCTGGATCTCCGGCTGCAGCCTGATCGTCCAGCTGGGGGTGCTGCGGGACTGCCCCCAGTTCGACCCCCGCTACTTCCTCGACTACGAGGACGTCGACATCTGCGAGCGCCACCATCGGCTGGGCTACCGGCTGCGGGTCACCCAGGCCGTGCTGGTGGAGCATCAGGTGTCCGCCATCACCCAGCGGGCCCCCCGGGCCAAGTACCAGCACGCCACCTTCAGCAAGCTCTACTTCCTGCACCGCCACGCCACCCCGCTGGCCCTGCTGCTGAACCTGCTCTATTACGCCGTCCGCCCCCTCAGCTTCTGCCTGTCCGATCCGGAACGGGCCCGGGGCCGCTGGTGGGGCCTGGGGGATTACCTGCGCTGGTGCTGGTGTCGGCTCCTGCGCCGGCCGGAGCCGCCCCACCCGCGCACCTCCTTCACCGTTTCATCCTGA
- the hisS gene encoding histidine--tRNA ligase, translated as MKPLQSLRGMVDLLPGQTPFWQRIEATAREHFRRAAVEEIRTPLLEVTELFARGIGEATDVVGKEMYSFEDRGARNCTLRPEGTASVVRAAIQHGLVAQGPQRLWYGGPMFRYERPQAGRQRQFHQIGLEFLGHGDPRSDVEAIAIAWDLLMDLGVGGLSLELNSLGSPEDRQRYRAELVAWLEAHRDRLDPDSQQRITTNPLRVLDSKNPDTQALLAGAPTLADALSGESHERFLRVRQGLEALAIPFELNPRLVRGLDYYGHTAFEITSSQLGAQATVCGGGRYDGLVEQLGGPATPAIGWALGMERLVLLLSQAMEAGTQAPVTAAQPDIYVVNRGALGEACALELARRCRQRPGAPLAVQLDLSGAGFDKQLKRARRSGARWALLLGDEEAGAGQVRLLPLDAEAGSGDRVLSREAFLALPPDQLKRQG; from the coding sequence TTGAAACCGCTCCAGAGCCTGCGGGGCATGGTCGACCTGCTGCCCGGTCAGACCCCCTTCTGGCAGCGGATCGAAGCCACCGCCAGGGAGCACTTCCGCCGGGCCGCCGTCGAGGAGATCCGCACGCCCCTGCTCGAGGTGACCGAGCTGTTCGCCCGGGGCATCGGCGAGGCCACCGACGTGGTGGGCAAGGAGATGTACAGCTTCGAGGATCGGGGCGCCCGCAACTGCACCCTGCGGCCCGAGGGCACCGCCTCGGTGGTGCGGGCCGCCATCCAGCATGGCCTGGTGGCCCAGGGACCCCAGCGGCTCTGGTACGGAGGGCCGATGTTCCGCTACGAGCGGCCCCAGGCCGGCCGGCAGCGGCAGTTCCACCAGATCGGCCTGGAGTTCCTCGGTCACGGCGATCCCCGCAGCGATGTGGAGGCCATCGCCATCGCCTGGGATCTGTTGATGGACCTGGGGGTGGGCGGCCTGTCCCTGGAGCTCAACTCCCTGGGCAGTCCCGAGGACCGGCAGCGCTACCGGGCCGAACTGGTGGCCTGGCTGGAGGCCCATCGGGACCGTCTGGATCCCGATTCCCAGCAGCGGATCACCACCAACCCCCTGCGGGTGCTCGATTCCAAGAATCCCGACACCCAGGCCCTGCTGGCCGGAGCCCCCACCCTGGCCGATGCCCTCAGCGGCGAGAGCCATGAACGCTTCCTGCGGGTGCGCCAGGGCCTGGAGGCCCTCGCCATCCCCTTCGAGCTCAACCCGCGCCTGGTGCGGGGCCTCGATTACTACGGTCACACCGCCTTCGAGATCACCAGCAGCCAGTTGGGGGCCCAGGCGACCGTGTGCGGCGGAGGGCGCTACGACGGCCTGGTGGAGCAGCTGGGCGGCCCCGCCACGCCCGCCATCGGCTGGGCCCTCGGCATGGAGCGGCTGGTGCTGCTGCTCAGCCAGGCCATGGAAGCGGGAACACAGGCTCCGGTGACGGCCGCCCAGCCCGACATCTACGTGGTGAACCGGGGGGCCCTGGGCGAGGCCTGCGCCCTGGAGCTCGCCCGTCGCTGCCGCCAGCGCCCCGGGGCGCCGCTGGCCGTGCAGCTGGATCTGAGCGGCGCCGGCTTCGACAAGCAGCTCAAGCGGGCCCGCCGGAGCGGTGCCCGCTGGGCCCTGCTGCTGGGTGACGAGGAGGCCGGGGCCGGCCAGGTGAGGCTGCTGCCCCTCGATGCCGAGGCTGGGTCAGGGGATCGGGTGCTGAGCCGGG
- a CDS encoding UvrD-helicase domain-containing protein: MSFLAGLNEAQRRAVDHHTGPLLVVAGAGSGKTRALTHRIAHLIGHHGVDPAQVLAVTFTNKAAREMKERLEVLLAQRLAQSQFGQPWSTLPAREQKQLRSRIYREVIKDLWIGTFHALFARLLRFDIDKFRDPEGLTWTRQFSIYDESDAQSLVKEIVTQEMQLDPKRFEPKKVRWAISSAKNQGWLPERLEEEHPGPRGKHEAEAYRRYRRALAANNALDFDDLLLMPVQLLQQNEQIRHYWHRRFRHVLVDEYQDTNRTQYDLIKLLVANGHPPETFDDWEGRSVFVVGDADQSIYSFRAADFTILMGFQREFGDGSLDGDTGTMVKLEENYRSTATILEAANALIANNSERIDKVLRPTRGEGEPISLTRCDDEIAEAEAVVHRMRMLEAAHPELRWGDMAVLYRTNAQSRAMEESLVRWGLPYIVVGGLRFYDRREIKDVLAYLRLLVNPADTVSLLRVLNVPRRGIGKTTIERLTDAANQLGLPLWEVVSDPEAVRSLAGRSARGVLQFQELISDLSRRLQDAPPSELVQRVMEQSGYLAELLAEATDESEERRRNLQELVNAALQYQEENEEGSLEGFLASAALASDADSKDTEADRVTLMTLHASKGLEFPVVFLVGLEQGLFPSYRSLEDPAALEEERRLCYVGITRAKERLFLSHASERRLWGGMREPAVPSVFLSELPEALLQGDIPRSGGAALRREQRLERLTRVDRDDSQRVAAGGSAGIPANAVRRRGAPRTWAVGDRVRHSSFGEGQVTHLFGSGDKTSIAVKFEGMGPKILDPRLAPIEPA, translated from the coding sequence GTGAGTTTTCTGGCCGGTCTGAACGAGGCCCAGCGGCGGGCGGTCGATCACCACACCGGCCCGCTGCTGGTGGTGGCCGGGGCCGGCAGCGGCAAGACCCGGGCCCTGACCCACCGGATCGCCCACCTGATCGGGCACCACGGCGTGGATCCGGCCCAGGTGCTGGCGGTCACCTTCACCAACAAGGCCGCCCGGGAGATGAAGGAACGGCTGGAGGTGCTGCTGGCCCAGCGGCTGGCCCAGAGCCAGTTCGGCCAGCCCTGGAGCACCCTGCCGGCCCGGGAGCAGAAGCAGCTGCGCAGCCGCATCTACCGGGAGGTGATCAAGGACCTCTGGATCGGCACCTTCCACGCCCTGTTCGCCCGGCTGCTCCGCTTCGACATCGACAAGTTCCGCGACCCCGAAGGACTCACCTGGACGCGCCAGTTCTCCATCTATGACGAGAGCGACGCGCAGAGCCTGGTCAAGGAGATCGTCACCCAGGAGATGCAGCTCGACCCCAAGCGTTTCGAGCCCAAGAAGGTGCGCTGGGCGATCAGCAGCGCCAAGAACCAGGGCTGGCTGCCGGAGCGGCTCGAGGAGGAGCACCCCGGCCCCCGCGGCAAGCATGAGGCCGAGGCCTACCGCCGCTACCGGCGCGCCCTGGCCGCCAACAACGCCCTCGACTTCGACGACCTGCTGTTGATGCCGGTGCAGCTGCTGCAGCAGAACGAGCAGATCCGCCACTACTGGCACCGCCGCTTCCGCCATGTGCTGGTGGACGAGTACCAGGACACCAACCGCACCCAGTACGACCTGATCAAGCTGCTGGTGGCCAACGGCCATCCCCCCGAAACCTTCGACGACTGGGAGGGGCGCTCGGTGTTCGTGGTGGGGGATGCCGACCAAAGCATCTACAGCTTCCGGGCGGCTGATTTCACGATCCTGATGGGCTTCCAGCGGGAGTTCGGCGACGGCTCCCTCGACGGGGACACCGGCACGATGGTGAAGCTGGAGGAGAACTACCGCTCCACCGCCACGATCCTGGAGGCGGCCAACGCCCTGATCGCCAACAACAGCGAGCGCATCGACAAGGTGCTGCGCCCCACCCGCGGCGAGGGGGAGCCCATCAGCCTCACCCGCTGCGACGACGAGATCGCCGAGGCCGAGGCGGTGGTGCATCGGATGCGGATGCTGGAGGCGGCCCACCCGGAGCTGCGCTGGGGCGACATGGCCGTGCTCTATCGCACCAACGCCCAGTCCCGCGCCATGGAGGAGTCGCTGGTGCGCTGGGGCCTGCCCTACATCGTGGTCGGGGGGCTGCGCTTCTACGACCGGCGCGAGATCAAGGATGTGCTCGCCTACCTGCGGCTGCTGGTCAACCCGGCCGACACCGTCAGCCTGCTGCGGGTGCTGAACGTGCCCCGGCGGGGCATCGGCAAGACCACCATCGAGCGGCTCACCGATGCGGCCAACCAGCTGGGGCTGCCCCTGTGGGAGGTGGTGAGCGATCCGGAGGCGGTGCGCTCCCTCGCCGGCCGCTCCGCCCGGGGGGTGCTGCAGTTCCAGGAGCTGATCTCCGACCTCAGCCGCCGCCTTCAGGATGCTCCCCCCTCCGAGCTGGTGCAGCGGGTGATGGAGCAGAGCGGCTACCTGGCCGAACTGCTGGCCGAAGCCACCGATGAATCGGAGGAGCGGCGCCGCAACCTCCAGGAACTGGTCAATGCGGCCCTCCAGTACCAGGAGGAGAACGAGGAAGGCTCCCTGGAGGGCTTCCTGGCCTCCGCCGCCCTGGCCAGCGACGCCGACAGCAAGGACACCGAAGCCGACCGGGTCACGCTGATGACCCTGCACGCCAGCAAGGGGCTGGAGTTTCCGGTGGTGTTCCTGGTGGGGCTGGAGCAGGGCCTGTTCCCCAGCTACCGCTCCCTGGAGGACCCGGCCGCCCTCGAGGAGGAGCGCCGCCTCTGTTACGTGGGCATCACCCGGGCCAAGGAACGGCTGTTCCTCTCGCATGCCAGCGAGCGGCGGCTCTGGGGCGGCATGCGGGAGCCGGCGGTGCCGTCGGTGTTCCTCTCCGAGCTGCCCGAGGCCCTGCTGCAGGGCGACATCCCCCGCAGCGGCGGCGCGGCCCTGCGGCGGGAGCAGCGGCTGGAGCGGCTCACCCGGGTGGATCGGGACGACAGCCAGCGGGTCGCGGCCGGTGGGTCGGCCGGCATTCCCGCCAATGCGGTGCGCCGCCGTGGCGCCCCCCGCACCTGGGCCGTGGGGGATCGGGTGCGGCACAGCAGCTTCGGTGAGGGCCAGGTCACCCACCTGTTCGGCAGCGGCGACAAGACCTCCATCGCCGTGAAGTTCGAGGGTATGGGGCCGAAGATCCTCGACCCGCGCCTGGCCCCGATCGAGCCGGCATGA
- the galE gene encoding UDP-glucose 4-epimerase GalE: MATVLLTGGAGFIGSHTCLALLEAGHRVVAIDDFSNGSPEALRRVSELAGLGGWRQLSPERWAAGDGGPARFTLLKSDVRSPLDLDRAFGEGEEMGGGGIAAVLHFAGLKAVGESMGQPLRYWDVNVVGAVRLLEAMDRHGCQTLVFSSSATLYGLTDRVPIPETAPLQPINPYGYTKAAVERMLADVAASTPGWRIALLRYFNPVGAHPSGRIGEDPSGPPNNLFPFLCQVAAGRRQRLEVFGGDWPTPDGTGVRDYLHVMDLAVGHGRALEVLQAEPPQLLTLNLGSGRGHSVLDLVRSFETTNNLALPYAVVERRPGDSAISVADPREAERRLGWRTQRSLADICRDGWAWQSANPEGYRSGSKRQPSRALIEVPGVS; this comes from the coding sequence TTGGCCACGGTGCTGCTGACGGGAGGAGCCGGATTCATCGGCAGTCACACCTGTCTGGCCTTGCTGGAGGCCGGTCACCGGGTGGTGGCGATCGACGACTTCAGCAACGGCAGTCCCGAAGCCCTGCGCCGCGTGAGTGAACTGGCCGGGCTGGGGGGCTGGCGGCAGCTGTCCCCGGAGCGATGGGCCGCAGGAGACGGGGGCCCGGCCCGGTTCACCCTTCTGAAGAGCGATGTGCGCTCCCCCCTTGACCTCGACCGGGCCTTCGGGGAGGGAGAGGAGATGGGCGGGGGCGGCATCGCCGCCGTGCTCCACTTCGCCGGCCTCAAGGCGGTGGGGGAATCGATGGGCCAGCCGCTGCGCTACTGGGACGTGAACGTCGTCGGTGCGGTCCGGCTGCTGGAGGCCATGGACCGCCACGGCTGTCAGACGCTCGTCTTCAGCAGCAGCGCCACCCTCTACGGCCTCACCGACCGGGTGCCGATCCCCGAGACGGCGCCGCTGCAGCCGATCAATCCCTATGGCTACACCAAGGCCGCCGTGGAACGGATGCTGGCCGATGTGGCCGCCAGCACCCCCGGCTGGCGCATCGCCCTGCTGCGTTACTTCAATCCGGTGGGCGCCCACCCCAGCGGGCGCATCGGCGAGGACCCCTCCGGCCCCCCCAACAATCTCTTTCCCTTCCTGTGCCAGGTGGCGGCGGGGCGCCGCCAGCGCCTGGAGGTGTTCGGTGGCGACTGGCCCACCCCCGACGGCACGGGCGTCCGCGACTACCTGCACGTGATGGATCTGGCGGTGGGCCATGGCCGGGCCCTCGAGGTGCTCCAGGCGGAGCCACCCCAGCTGCTCACCCTCAATCTCGGCAGCGGTCGCGGCCACTCGGTGCTCGATCTGGTACGCAGCTTCGAGACCACCAACAACCTGGCCCTGCCCTACGCGGTGGTGGAGCGCCGGCCGGGGGATTCCGCCATCAGTGTCGCCGATCCGCGCGAGGCGGAGCGGCGCCTGGGCTGGCGGACCCAGCGCTCCCTGGCGGACATCTGCCGCGATGGCTGGGCCTGGCAGAGCGCCAATCCGGAGGGCTATCGCAGCGGCAGCAAGCGGCAGCCCAGCCGGGCCCTCATCGAGGTGCCGGGGGTGTCCTGA
- a CDS encoding NAD-dependent epimerase: protein MTAKAPILVTGVAGFIGGAVAEQLLARGERLIGLDNLNAYYDPALKQARLERLEGLAPAGAFRFHRLDLVDAEGVAALFAAERPDRVLHLAAQAGVRHSLENPSLYIQSNVVGFGTILEACRHGEVEHLVYASSSSIYGGNRHMPFSEQDPVNHPVSLYAATKKANELMAHTYSHLYGLPATGLRFFTVYGPWGRPDMAPMLFARAILAGEPIRVFNQGRMERDFTYIDDIVEGVIRCLDKPATADPAFDPLHPDPATAAAPHRIFNIGNARPVPLLRFIELLEQALGRPAIRDLQPMQPGDVPATAADTSALESWVGFRPSTAIEVGIGRFAAWYRAFHGV from the coding sequence TTGACGGCGAAGGCACCGATCCTCGTCACCGGGGTCGCCGGCTTCATTGGAGGGGCTGTGGCCGAGCAGCTCCTGGCCCGCGGTGAGCGGCTGATCGGGCTCGACAACCTCAATGCCTACTACGACCCGGCCCTGAAACAGGCGCGGCTGGAGCGGCTCGAGGGTCTGGCTCCGGCGGGGGCTTTCCGCTTCCATCGCCTCGATCTGGTGGATGCCGAAGGGGTGGCGGCCCTGTTCGCCGCCGAGCGGCCGGACCGGGTGCTGCATCTGGCGGCCCAGGCCGGTGTGCGCCACTCGCTGGAGAACCCATCGCTTTACATCCAGAGCAACGTGGTGGGCTTCGGCACCATCCTCGAGGCCTGCCGCCACGGGGAGGTGGAGCATCTGGTGTATGCCTCCAGCAGTTCGATCTACGGCGGCAACCGGCACATGCCCTTCTCGGAACAGGATCCGGTGAACCATCCGGTGAGCCTGTACGCGGCCACCAAGAAAGCCAACGAACTGATGGCTCACACCTACAGCCATCTCTACGGTCTGCCGGCCACGGGCCTGCGCTTCTTCACCGTCTATGGCCCCTGGGGGCGGCCCGACATGGCACCGATGCTGTTCGCCCGGGCGATCCTGGCGGGTGAACCGATCCGGGTGTTCAACCAGGGCCGCATGGAGCGGGATTTCACCTACATCGACGACATCGTCGAGGGGGTGATCCGCTGCCTCGACAAGCCCGCCACGGCGGATCCGGCCTTCGATCCGCTGCACCCGGATCCGGCCACGGCCGCCGCTCCCCACCGGATCTTCAACATCGGCAACGCCCGGCCCGTACCCCTGCTGCGGTTCATCGAGCTGCTCGAGCAGGCCCTCGGACGCCCGGCGATCAGGGATCTGCAGCCCATGCAGCCCGGGGACGTGCCGGCCACCGCGGCCGACACCAGCGCCCTGGAGTCCTGGGTGGGGTTCCGGCCCTCCACGGCGATCGAGGTGGGAATCGGGCGCTTCGCTGCCTGGTACCGCGCCTTCCACGGCGTCTGA